Proteins encoded in a region of the Bacillus methanolicus genome:
- the dnaG gene encoding DNA primase, with protein sequence MAERIAEEKINAIRQSIDIVDVISDYVQLKKQGRNYFGLCPFHGENTPSFSVSPDKQLYHCFGCGAGGNVFSFLMEVEGLSFLESAVKLAERANIDLQIEASDVTKEKSIPKEFQQMMEAHELLRKFYHHLLVNTKDGQHALEYLLSRGFTRESIDKFQIGYSLNSWDFVYKFLTKRGFSPSLLEKAGLIIRREHDGSYFDRFRDRIMFPIFDRNGNTIAFSGRSLGSDEPKYLNSPETAIFNKSKILYNFHLARPSIRKQQQAVLFEGFADVIAADRSGVENGIATMGTSLTEEHVALIRRHVQSVTICFDSDHAGIEAAYRAATMLSEAGCQIKVALMPEGLDPDDYIKTYGGDKFRHDVIGASMTFMSFKLLYYRRGKNLQIEGERLQYIEEVLKEISMLDKAVEKDYYLRQLAAEFSLSLEALKQQVSITEKRIKQGKSRNMQIMHSVSAIQKDQLRPAYHTAERCLIAHMLKNSDVAYKVQELLQGHTFNIDEHQAIITYLFGFYEDGHPPDSSAFINYLKDEKLKRIVTDIAMMSINDEISDQEMSDYIKQVLNYQKVLKIKEKELEEKEAERKKDFARAAEIAMEIVQLRKSL encoded by the coding sequence ATGGCAGAACGAATCGCTGAAGAAAAAATAAATGCCATAAGACAATCAATTGATATAGTTGATGTGATTAGTGACTATGTTCAATTGAAAAAGCAGGGACGGAACTATTTTGGCTTATGCCCGTTTCACGGTGAGAATACACCTTCATTTTCTGTTTCACCTGACAAACAACTTTATCACTGTTTTGGATGCGGTGCAGGAGGAAATGTGTTCTCTTTTTTAATGGAAGTGGAAGGATTGTCATTCCTGGAGTCAGCCGTAAAGCTTGCCGAGAGGGCGAATATTGACCTGCAAATAGAAGCATCTGACGTTACCAAAGAAAAATCTATTCCAAAAGAATTTCAACAAATGATGGAAGCTCATGAGCTCTTACGAAAATTTTACCATCATTTGCTTGTAAATACAAAAGACGGCCAGCACGCACTGGAATATCTGTTAAGCAGAGGTTTTACAAGAGAGTCAATAGATAAATTTCAAATCGGTTATTCATTAAATTCCTGGGATTTTGTCTATAAGTTTTTGACAAAAAGAGGATTTTCACCTTCATTATTGGAGAAAGCCGGTTTGATTATCAGACGGGAACATGACGGAAGCTATTTTGACCGCTTTCGTGATCGAATTATGTTTCCAATATTTGATCGGAATGGAAATACGATTGCTTTTTCCGGGAGATCATTGGGGTCTGATGAGCCCAAATATTTAAACAGTCCCGAGACAGCAATCTTTAATAAAAGCAAAATATTATATAATTTTCACTTGGCTCGTCCAAGTATCCGAAAGCAACAGCAAGCCGTTCTTTTTGAAGGGTTTGCTGACGTGATTGCTGCGGATCGTTCAGGGGTGGAAAACGGCATAGCAACGATGGGAACTTCTTTAACAGAAGAGCACGTTGCACTTATCCGCCGTCATGTCCAATCCGTGACCATTTGTTTTGATTCAGATCATGCAGGTATTGAAGCTGCTTACCGGGCGGCTACTATGCTATCTGAAGCAGGCTGCCAGATCAAAGTTGCTCTCATGCCCGAAGGTTTGGACCCTGATGACTACATCAAAACATACGGCGGAGATAAATTTCGTCATGATGTAATAGGGGCAAGCATGACCTTCATGTCATTCAAGCTTCTCTACTACCGAAGAGGGAAAAACCTTCAAATTGAAGGAGAACGGCTCCAATACATCGAAGAAGTATTGAAAGAGATCAGCATGCTTGATAAAGCGGTTGAAAAAGACTATTATCTGAGGCAGCTGGCAGCCGAATTTTCCCTTTCTTTAGAAGCGTTAAAACAGCAGGTTTCTATTACTGAAAAGAGGATTAAACAGGGAAAAAGCAGAAACATGCAAATAATGCATTCCGTTTCCGCTATTCAAAAAGATCAGTTAAGGCCTGCTTATCATACAGCAGAGAGGTGCTTAATAGCACACATGCTTAAAAATAGCGATGTTGCGTACAAAGTTCAGGAGCTGCTTCAAGGACATACCTTTAACATTGATGAACACCAAGCAATCATAACTTATTTATTTGGTTTTTACGAAGATGGACATCCGCCTGATTCAAGCGCCTTCATTAACTATTTAAAAGATGAAAAATTAAAAAGAATCGTTACCGATATCGCCATGATGTCAATTAACGATGAGATCAGTGATCAGGAAATGTCAGATTATATCAAACAGGTGTTGAATTATCAAAAAGTGTTAAAGATAAAAGAAAAAGAACTTGAAGAAAAGGAAGCTGAACGTAAGAAGGATTTTGCCAGAGCAGCAGAAATTGCAATGGAAATTGTCCAATTACGCAAATCGCTATAG
- a CDS encoding YaiI/YqxD family protein yields MDADSCPVKNEIVEIASFYSIKPIFIASYDHYKADTAGSFWEYVDSGKEAVDLFIMNRAKSGDIIVTQDIGLASALLAKGVYALSPRGTLYEEHNMNTALDLRYLSAKARRRGIYSKGPKPFTQNDRLKFVKQLTKILSKL; encoded by the coding sequence GTGGATGCGGATTCATGTCCGGTTAAAAATGAAATTGTCGAAATTGCGTCTTTCTATTCAATTAAACCAATCTTTATTGCTTCCTATGATCATTATAAAGCTGATACGGCAGGTTCTTTTTGGGAATATGTAGATTCCGGAAAAGAAGCGGTTGATTTATTCATTATGAATCGGGCGAAGTCCGGTGATATCATCGTTACCCAGGATATTGGATTAGCTTCTGCTCTTTTGGCAAAAGGGGTTTATGCCCTGTCGCCGAGGGGAACCCTTTATGAAGAACATAATATGAATACGGCACTCGATTTGCGATATCTTTCCGCAAAAGCCCGCCGCCGAGGGATCTATTCAAAAGGTCCAAAACCTTTCACACAAAATGACAGATTAAAATTTGTGAAACAATTGACGAAAATTTTGTCGAAATTATGA
- a CDS encoding pyruvate, water dikinase regulatory protein → MNKFPIIYVVSDSAGETAELVTKAALSQFNAADVTIKRFPYIEDKENIDEVIALAKLDQGMITYSLVKPEMRSYLKKRADEEGLYSCDIIGPLMDQLQMLYGKTPLFEPGLVRKLDEDYFKKIEAIEFAVKYDDGRDPRGILKADIILIGVSRTSKTPLSQYLAHKRLKVANVSLVPEVDPPEELFLVKPEKCFGLKISPETLNEIRRERLKSLGLNDQANYANIERIKEELAYFEKVVEKIGCSVIDVTNKAVEETANVIFNIYQKKTLGR, encoded by the coding sequence ATGAACAAATTTCCAATTATTTATGTTGTATCTGACTCTGCTGGCGAAACGGCTGAATTGGTTACAAAGGCCGCACTCAGCCAGTTTAACGCTGCAGATGTAACAATCAAAAGGTTTCCTTACATAGAAGATAAAGAAAACATAGATGAAGTCATTGCCCTTGCGAAATTAGACCAAGGAATGATTACTTACTCGCTTGTTAAGCCTGAAATGAGAAGTTATTTAAAAAAAAGGGCTGATGAGGAAGGGCTTTATTCCTGCGATATAATTGGCCCGCTCATGGATCAGCTTCAAATGTTGTACGGAAAAACTCCTCTCTTTGAACCGGGACTTGTCAGAAAACTGGATGAAGATTATTTTAAGAAAATAGAAGCGATTGAGTTTGCTGTTAAATATGACGATGGCCGTGATCCGCGCGGGATACTAAAGGCGGATATTATCCTTATTGGCGTTTCGAGAACATCGAAAACCCCTTTATCTCAATATCTAGCCCATAAACGGCTAAAGGTGGCAAACGTGTCGCTTGTTCCTGAAGTCGATCCACCCGAAGAGCTTTTTCTTGTAAAGCCGGAAAAATGCTTTGGACTTAAAATCAGTCCGGAAACCTTAAACGAAATACGCCGCGAACGATTAAAATCATTAGGGTTAAACGACCAGGCAAACTATGCGAATATCGAACGGATTAAAGAGGAACTTGCGTATTTTGAGAAAGTTGTTGAAAAAATAGGATGTTCAGTTATTGACGTAACAAACAAAGCAGTTGAAGAAACTGCGAATGTGATATTTAACATTTACCAGAAAAAAACACTAGGCAGATAG
- a CDS encoding helix-turn-helix transcriptional regulator codes for MSTIELNKRQEQILQIVKEKGPITGEQIAEQLSLTRATLRPDLAILTMAGYLDARPRVGYFYTGKSGTQLLTENLKKIYVKDYQSIPVVVPENVSVYDAIVTMFLEDVGTLFVVDKSSLLVGVLSRKDLLRASIGKQELTTLPVNIIMTRMPNITMCQKDDLLIDVAIKLIEKQIDAMPVVKETEKGFEVIGRVTKTNITEAFVSLAKDE; via the coding sequence GTGAGTACAATCGAACTGAACAAACGCCAGGAACAAATTTTGCAGATTGTAAAAGAAAAAGGCCCGATTACCGGTGAGCAAATAGCAGAGCAGCTAAGTCTTACAAGGGCTACGCTTCGTCCTGATTTGGCAATCTTAACGATGGCCGGTTACCTTGACGCAAGGCCCAGGGTGGGGTATTTTTATACAGGTAAATCTGGAACTCAGCTTCTTACTGAAAATTTGAAAAAAATTTATGTAAAGGATTATCAATCCATTCCCGTAGTGGTACCTGAAAATGTTTCTGTATACGATGCAATTGTGACAATGTTTCTTGAGGATGTCGGAACATTATTTGTCGTCGACAAGTCATCTTTATTAGTTGGCGTTCTGTCGAGGAAAGATTTACTGAGGGCAAGCATCGGAAAACAGGAGTTAACTACTTTGCCGGTCAATATTATTATGACAAGGATGCCGAACATTACTATGTGCCAGAAAGATGATTTGCTTATTGATGTAGCAATAAAGCTGATTGAGAAACAAATTGATGCTATGCCTGTGGTGAAAGAAACAGAAAAAGGATTTGAAGTAATAGGAAGAGTTACAAAAACGAATATAACAGAAGCATTTGTGTCACTTGCAAAAGATGAATAA
- a CDS encoding glycine--tRNA ligase translates to MDVSMDQIVSHAKHRGFIFPGSEIYGGLANTWDYGPLGVELKNNIKQAWWKKFVQQSPYNVGLDAAILMNPRTWEASGHIGNFNDPMIDCKNCKARHRADKLIENALDEKGIEMVVDGLPFEQMESLIKEHDIACPDCGSKEFTGIRQFNLMFKTFQGVTESSANEIYLRPETAQGIFVNFKNVQRTMRKKLPFGIAQIGKSFRNEITPGNFTFRTREFEQMELEFFCKPGEELKWYEYWKEFAENWLLSLGMKRENIRLRDHSEEELSHYSNATTDIEYKFPFGWGELWGIASRTDYDLKQHMEYSGEDFHYLDQETNEKFIPYCIEPSLGADRVTLAFLIDSYEEEKLEDGTTRTVMHLHPALAPYKAAVLPLSKKLSEEAKQIFEELSKHFLVDYDESGSIGKRYRRHDEIGTPFCITYDFDSQDDKMVTVRDRDTMEQKRVPIAELASFIQEKIQF, encoded by the coding sequence ATGGATGTTTCAATGGATCAAATCGTTTCACATGCAAAGCACAGGGGCTTTATTTTTCCAGGCTCAGAAATTTACGGCGGTCTTGCAAATACGTGGGACTATGGTCCGCTTGGCGTTGAATTGAAAAACAACATAAAGCAGGCTTGGTGGAAAAAATTTGTTCAGCAGTCCCCATATAATGTAGGCCTAGATGCTGCCATCTTGATGAATCCCCGTACGTGGGAAGCTTCAGGACATATCGGCAACTTTAATGATCCGATGATTGACTGCAAAAATTGTAAAGCAAGACATCGGGCTGATAAATTAATCGAAAATGCACTTGATGAGAAAGGAATTGAAATGGTTGTTGACGGACTGCCATTTGAGCAAATGGAGTCTTTGATCAAGGAACATGATATTGCATGTCCTGATTGCGGCAGTAAAGAGTTTACCGGCATCCGCCAATTTAATTTAATGTTTAAAACATTTCAAGGGGTTACAGAATCGAGTGCAAACGAAATTTACCTCCGTCCTGAAACGGCTCAAGGGATTTTCGTGAATTTTAAAAATGTTCAGCGCACAATGAGAAAGAAGCTGCCATTTGGTATTGCTCAAATCGGCAAAAGTTTCAGAAATGAAATTACGCCGGGCAACTTCACTTTCCGTACAAGAGAATTTGAACAAATGGAACTGGAATTTTTCTGCAAGCCGGGTGAAGAGCTGAAATGGTATGAATATTGGAAGGAGTTTGCCGAAAACTGGCTGCTTTCTTTAGGAATGAAAAGAGAAAATATCCGCTTGCGCGATCATTCTGAAGAAGAGTTATCCCATTACAGCAATGCAACGACAGATATTGAATACAAATTCCCATTTGGCTGGGGAGAACTTTGGGGTATTGCTTCAAGAACAGACTACGATTTGAAACAGCATATGGAATATTCCGGTGAAGATTTCCATTATTTAGATCAGGAAACGAATGAAAAATTCATCCCGTATTGTATTGAGCCGTCACTGGGAGCTGACCGGGTAACACTTGCATTCTTGATCGATTCTTACGAAGAGGAAAAGCTTGAAGACGGCACAACAAGAACAGTGATGCATTTACATCCGGCACTTGCACCATATAAAGCGGCTGTTCTTCCGTTGTCTAAAAAGCTTTCTGAGGAAGCTAAACAAATTTTCGAAGAGTTATCAAAGCATTTTCTTGTTGATTACGATGAATCAGGTTCGATCGGCAAGCGCTACCGGCGCCATGATGAAATCGGAACTCCGTTTTGCATTACATACGATTTTGATTCTCAAGACGATAAGATGGTTACCGTCAGAGACAGGGACACAATGGAACAAAAACGCGTGCCGATAGCAGAACTGGCAAGTTTTATACAGGAAAAAATTCAATTTTAA
- the recO gene encoding DNA repair protein RecO, producing the protein MLQKCEGIVLRTTDYGETNKVVTLFTREWGKIGVMARGAKKTNSRLSAVTQIFTYGYFLIQKGSGLGSLQQGEIIYSMRSIREDIFLTAYASYIVELTDKSIEEKKLNPYHFELLLQTLQFMNEGYDLDILTNIYEMKMLNSLGLYPELNHCTICGSTDGHFSFSIREGGFICHRCLEKDPYAFKISAATSKLLRLFYYFDLSRLGNISVKPETKAELKKVISAYYDEYSGLHLKTKKFLHQIDKMRELL; encoded by the coding sequence ATGCTTCAAAAATGTGAGGGCATCGTCTTAAGGACAACAGATTATGGTGAAACGAATAAAGTTGTAACTTTATTTACCCGCGAATGGGGAAAGATTGGTGTGATGGCGAGAGGGGCAAAAAAGACGAACAGCCGCCTTTCTGCCGTCACCCAAATTTTTACATACGGCTACTTTTTAATCCAAAAAGGCAGCGGCCTTGGCAGCTTGCAGCAAGGCGAAATAATTTACTCAATGCGTTCAATTCGAGAGGATATTTTTTTAACCGCGTATGCAAGCTATATTGTGGAACTAACTGATAAAAGCATTGAGGAAAAAAAACTAAATCCTTATCATTTTGAATTGCTGCTTCAAACTTTGCAATTTATGAATGAAGGGTATGATCTTGATATTTTAACGAATATATATGAAATGAAAATGCTCAATTCATTAGGGCTATATCCTGAATTAAATCATTGTACCATTTGCGGCAGCACGGATGGGCATTTTTCTTTTTCAATCCGGGAAGGAGGATTTATTTGCCACCGGTGTCTTGAAAAAGATCCTTATGCGTTTAAAATTTCCGCCGCAACATCTAAGTTACTGAGGCTTTTCTATTATTTTGACCTTTCGAGGCTTGGGAATATATCTGTTAAACCGGAAACAAAAGCCGAGTTGAAAAAAGTGATTTCCGCCTATTATGACGAATACTCAGGTTTGCACTTAAAGACGAAGAAGTTTTTGCATCAAATTGATAAAATGCGCGAGTTGCTGTGA